The following are encoded in a window of Panicum virgatum strain AP13 chromosome 5N, P.virgatum_v5, whole genome shotgun sequence genomic DNA:
- the LOC120672274 gene encoding uncharacterized protein LOC120672274 isoform X3, whose product MQIGILKKEVETRGRKQSQWTYSCLLTIITYQMVFTKKKKNGVCFLCNICHWHLVDCTTVYFSQNIDDILIDNQAANEAIQQFGMANHLPSGTLSKGQNISGLAEINNICAPAAPVVEPVSRQSKQGLKPTKRRKKGSVFTKKQRKEASKTPAAEEKEGTPSDANKKTGGTPSAAAMEKTESTPSGVTGWGTMIARSAGEKRKTGNEPEDTKKCESGSKSAASKEEETEKPSSAAMKQKTENPSSAANKRKTKNLSSVTKEETENSPLATKETESAPLNLKIEKAVLVAVNSRRSQRVRKPNFLLDEQRPLRVCD is encoded by the exons ATGCAAATAGGAATACTGAAGAAAGAAGTGGAGACTCGAGGGAGAAAGCAGTCACAGTGGACCTACTCTTGTTTACTGACAATTATTACATACCAAATGGTCTTTACAAAGAA GAAAAAAAATGGTGTTTGCTTCTTGTGCAATATATGTCACTGGCATTTAGTTGATTGTACTACTGTTTATTTTTCACAGAACATTGACGATATCCTCATAGACAATCAAGCAGCCAATGAAGCCATTCAGCAGTTTGGTATGGCCAACCATCTGCCTTCTGGAACTTTGTCCAAAGGCCAGAACATTTCTGGTCTTGCAGAAATTAATAACATTTGTGCTCCAGCGGCTCCAGTGGTGGAGCCTGTCTCCCGTCAGAGCAAACAGGGGCTGAAACCtacgaagaggaggaagaaaggctcTGTTTTTACCAagaagcagaggaaagaggcctcCAAAACACCTGCAGCAGAGGAGAAAGAGGGCACGCCCTCAGATGCAAATAAGAAGACTGGGGGCACACCCTCTGCTGCGGCAATGGAGAAAACTGAGAGCACACCATCTGGTGTAACAGGGTGGGGAACCATGATCGCTCGCTCGGCTGGGGAGAAGCGCAAAACTGGAAATGAACCTGAAGACACGAAGAAGTGTGAATCTGGGAGCAAATCTGCAGCATCGAAGGAGGAGGAAACTGAGAAGCCATCCTCAGCAGCAATGAAGCAGAAAACTGAAAACCCATCCTCAGCAGCAAATAAGCGGAAAACCAAAAACCTTTCCTCAGTTACAAAGGAGGAGACTGAAAACTCACCCTTGGCAACAAAGGAGACTGAAAGCGCCCCCTTGAATCTGAAGATTGAGAAGGCTGTGCTGGTGGCTGTAAATAGCAGGAGGAGCCAAAGGGTCCGAAAGCCCAATTTTTTGCTGGATGAGCAGAGACCTCTTAGGGTCTGTGATTAG